The following are from one region of the Stanieria cyanosphaera PCC 7437 genome:
- the bcp gene encoding thioredoxin-dependent thiol peroxidase — MPEIGQSAPNFTAKDQNGNLISLQDFANQWLVLYFYPKDNTPGCTSEAKEFSAYQNQFDQLNAKIVGVSPDSEISHGKFIDKHQLSIQLLSDPEHQIIDSYGVWRLKKFMGKEYMGVVRSTFLINPEGKIAYIWDKVRVKGHVEAVLKKLPANLD, encoded by the coding sequence ATGCCCGAAATCGGACAATCAGCACCAAATTTTACGGCTAAAGATCAAAATGGTAATCTTATTAGCCTCCAAGACTTTGCCAATCAATGGTTAGTTTTGTATTTTTATCCTAAAGATAATACTCCTGGTTGCACTTCTGAAGCAAAAGAGTTTAGTGCTTATCAAAATCAATTTGATCAATTAAATGCAAAAATTGTAGGAGTTAGTCCTGACTCAGAAATTTCTCATGGCAAGTTTATAGATAAACATCAACTCTCAATTCAATTACTCAGCGATCCAGAACATCAAATTATTGATTCTTATGGTGTCTGGCGACTAAAAAAATTTATGGGTAAAGAATACATGGGAGTAGTGCGCTCGACTTTTTTAATTAATCCAGAAGGAAAAATAGCTTATATTTGGGACAAAGTTCGGGTTAAAGGTCATGTTGAAGCTGTGTTGAAAAAATTGCCAGCAAATCTCGATTAA
- a CDS encoding magnesium chelatase subunit H, whose translation MFTHVKSTIRRVTPEALNGRDLLKVVYVVLEPQYQSTLTEAARSINSNNPYLAIELSGYLIEELRDEENYANFKEDVAEANIFIASLIFIEDLAQKVVAAVQPHRDRLDAAIIFPSMPEVMRLNKLGSFSMAQLGQSKSAISQFMRKRKENSGASFQDAMLKLLRTLPNVLKYLPVEKAQDARNFMLSFQYWLGGNSKNLENFLLMLADKYVYKDKTVSRGVPYAEPIVYPDMGVWHPLAPKMFEDVKEYLNWFNSRQDISEDLKDPLAVCVGLVLQRTHLVTQDDAHYVAMVQELEAMGARVIPVFAGGLDFSKPVDTYFWDTLKGTEPQPLVDVVVSLTGFALVGGPARQDHPKAIDSLKRLNRPYMVALPLVFQTTEEWEASELGLHPVQVALQIAIPELDGAIEPIIVSGRDGSTGRAIALQDRIEAIAQRAMKWATLRKKPKLQKKVAITVFSFPPDKGNVGTAAYLDVFGSIYEVMKALKGNGYDVEDLPDSPQALMEAVIHDAQAQYASPELNIAYRMSVQQYERLTPYSVKLEENWGPPPGHLNSDGQNLLIYGKEFGNVFIGVQPTFGYEGDPMLLLFSRSASPHHGFAAYYTYLESIWKADAVLHFGTHGSLEFMPGKQMGMSGECYPDSLIGSTPNIYYYAANNPSEATIAKRRSYAETISYLTPPAENAGLYKGLQELSELIGSYQTLKDGGRGIQIVDTIIDKCRIVNLDKDITLPETDAKEMTQEQRDTIVGLVYKKLMEIESRLLPCGLHVIGKPPTAEEAIATLVNIASLDREEEEIVSLPRIIAQSIGRDIEEIYANNDRGVLADVQLFQEITQATRAAVTALVKAQIDAEGRVSMISKLNFFNLGKKAPWITALHEHGYKNVDSELLKPLFEYLEFCLEQICADNELGGLLKALEGEYVLPGPGGDPIRNPNVLPTGKNIHALDPQSIPTLAAVKSAKIVVDRLLERQKLDNGGKYPETIACVLWGTDNIKTYGESLAQIMWMVGVRPVPDALGRVNKLELISLEELGRPRIDVVVNCSGVFRDLFINQMNLLDQAVKMAAEANEPLEMNFVRKHALEQAEEMGINLRQAATRVFSNSSGSYSSNINLAVENSTWEEEKELQDMYLNRKSFAFNSDNPGIMQENRQIFEKSLKTAEVTFQNLDSSEISLTDVSHYFDSDPTKVVASLRDDGKKPTAFIADTTTANAQIRTLSETVRLDARTKLLNPKWYEGMLSHGYEGVRELSKRLVNTMGWSATADAVDNWVYEDVNTTFIDDPEMCQRLMNLNPNSFRKIVGTLLEVNGRGYWETSEENLDRLRELYQEVEDKIEGIE comes from the coding sequence ATGTTCACTCACGTCAAGTCCACCATTCGTCGCGTAACCCCTGAAGCACTTAATGGACGTGACTTACTTAAGGTGGTCTATGTCGTGCTAGAGCCTCAATATCAGAGTACGCTTACCGAAGCAGCTAGGTCAATCAATAGTAATAATCCTTATTTAGCGATTGAACTGAGTGGTTACTTAATTGAAGAATTAAGAGATGAAGAAAATTACGCCAATTTTAAGGAAGATGTAGCGGAAGCTAATATATTTATTGCTTCACTCATTTTTATCGAAGATTTGGCACAAAAAGTAGTCGCAGCAGTGCAACCTCACCGCGATCGCTTGGATGCTGCGATTATCTTTCCTTCAATGCCTGAAGTAATGCGCCTCAATAAATTAGGTAGCTTTTCGATGGCACAGTTAGGGCAATCCAAAAGTGCGATCTCTCAGTTCATGCGTAAGCGGAAAGAAAATTCTGGGGCTTCTTTCCAGGATGCGATGCTGAAGTTATTGCGTACTTTACCTAATGTTTTAAAATACTTACCTGTGGAAAAAGCACAGGATGCTAGAAACTTTATGTTGAGTTTCCAGTATTGGTTAGGAGGGAATTCAAAGAATTTAGAAAACTTCCTGCTGATGCTGGCTGATAAATATGTTTATAAAGATAAAACAGTAAGTAGAGGTGTTCCTTACGCCGAACCGATAGTATATCCAGACATGGGTGTCTGGCATCCTTTAGCACCAAAGATGTTTGAGGATGTCAAAGAATACCTCAACTGGTTTAATAGTCGTCAAGATATTTCAGAAGATTTAAAAGATCCTTTAGCCGTTTGTGTCGGTTTAGTATTACAACGTACTCACCTAGTTACCCAAGATGATGCCCATTATGTAGCGATGGTACAGGAACTAGAAGCAATGGGTGCGAGAGTAATTCCCGTTTTTGCTGGTGGTTTAGACTTTTCTAAACCAGTCGATACTTATTTCTGGGATACCCTTAAAGGAACTGAACCCCAACCCTTAGTAGATGTAGTGGTATCTTTGACAGGATTTGCCTTAGTAGGAGGTCCCGCCAGACAAGATCATCCCAAAGCAATTGACTCCTTAAAACGCCTCAACCGTCCCTACATGGTTGCCCTACCCTTAGTCTTTCAAACTACTGAAGAATGGGAAGCCAGCGAACTAGGATTACATCCAGTTCAAGTCGCCTTACAAATTGCCATTCCCGAACTAGATGGGGCAATCGAACCGATTATTGTATCTGGTAGAGATGGTTCTACAGGTAGAGCGATCGCCCTACAGGATCGGATTGAAGCGATCGCACAAAGAGCAATGAAATGGGCAACTCTGCGTAAAAAGCCTAAGTTACAGAAGAAAGTAGCGATTACAGTTTTTAGTTTCCCTCCTGATAAAGGAAATGTCGGAACTGCTGCTTACCTGGATGTGTTTGGGTCGATTTATGAAGTAATGAAAGCCCTTAAAGGGAATGGTTACGATGTTGAAGATTTACCCGACTCTCCGCAAGCATTAATGGAAGCAGTCATTCATGATGCCCAGGCACAATACGCTTCTCCTGAATTAAATATTGCCTATCGGATGTCGGTTCAACAGTATGAAAGATTGACTCCCTATTCAGTTAAGTTAGAAGAAAATTGGGGGCCACCGCCAGGACATCTTAATAGTGATGGACAAAACCTTTTAATTTACGGTAAGGAATTCGGTAACGTCTTCATTGGGGTACAACCTACCTTTGGTTACGAAGGCGACCCCATGTTGTTACTATTCTCTCGTTCCGCTTCTCCCCACCACGGTTTTGCAGCCTACTACACCTACTTAGAAAGCATTTGGAAAGCGGATGCAGTACTACACTTCGGTACTCATGGTTCTCTAGAATTCATGCCAGGAAAACAGATGGGTATGTCTGGAGAATGCTATCCTGATAGTTTGATTGGTAGTACTCCCAATATCTATTACTACGCAGCTAACAATCCTTCGGAAGCAACCATTGCTAAACGTCGCAGTTATGCCGAAACCATTTCTTATTTGACCCCTCCCGCAGAAAATGCAGGACTATATAAAGGGTTACAAGAACTAAGTGAATTAATAGGTTCTTACCAAACCCTCAAAGACGGTGGAAGAGGTATCCAAATTGTCGACACAATTATCGATAAATGTCGCATTGTCAACCTAGACAAAGACATTACCCTCCCCGAAACCGATGCCAAAGAAATGACTCAAGAACAACGGGATACTATCGTCGGTTTAGTTTACAAAAAACTAATGGAAATCGAATCTCGCTTGTTACCCTGTGGCTTACACGTCATCGGTAAACCACCTACTGCCGAAGAAGCGATCGCAACTTTAGTTAATATAGCTTCTTTAGATCGAGAAGAAGAAGAAATTGTTTCTTTACCTCGTATCATTGCCCAAAGCATCGGCAGAGATATCGAAGAAATCTACGCTAATAATGATCGTGGTGTTTTAGCAGACGTTCAACTATTTCAAGAAATTACTCAAGCAACTCGCGCTGCTGTGACTGCCTTAGTTAAAGCCCAAATCGATGCCGAAGGAAGAGTTTCGATGATTTCTAAACTCAACTTCTTTAATCTGGGTAAAAAAGCACCTTGGATTACAGCTTTACACGAACATGGTTACAAAAACGTCGATTCTGAACTACTCAAACCCCTGTTTGAATATCTAGAATTTTGTCTAGAACAGATTTGTGCCGATAACGAATTAGGCGGACTGCTAAAAGCATTAGAAGGAGAATACGTCTTACCGGGACCCGGAGGCGACCCCATCCGCAACCCCAACGTTCTTCCTACAGGAAAAAATATCCACGCCCTCGATCCTCAATCGATCCCGACTCTAGCAGCAGTAAAATCAGCAAAAATCGTCGTAGACCGTCTCTTAGAACGACAAAAGCTAGATAATGGCGGAAAATATCCTGAAACCATCGCTTGTGTTCTCTGGGGTACAGATAACATCAAAACCTACGGTGAATCTCTCGCCCAAATTATGTGGATGGTAGGTGTGCGTCCCGTACCCGATGCCTTAGGTAGGGTGAATAAACTGGAATTAATTTCTTTAGAAGAATTAGGTCGTCCTCGTATCGACGTAGTAGTTAACTGTTCTGGTGTTTTCCGCGATCTGTTTATCAATCAAATGAACTTGTTAGACCAAGCCGTCAAAATGGCAGCCGAAGCTAATGAACCTTTAGAAATGAACTTCGTTCGCAAACACGCTTTAGAACAAGCTGAAGAAATGGGAATTAATCTGCGTCAAGCAGCAACCCGTGTCTTCTCCAATTCTTCTGGTTCTTACTCCTCTAATATCAACCTTGCTGTTGAAAATAGCACTTGGGAAGAAGAAAAAGAATTACAGGATATGTACCTCAATCGTAAATCCTTCGCTTTTAATTCTGATAACCCAGGAATAATGCAAGAAAATCGTCAGATTTTTGAAAAATCACTCAAAACTGCGGAAGTTACTTTCCAAAACCTTGATTCTTCAGAAATTAGTCTGACTGACGTATCTCACTACTTTGATTCCGACCCCACCAAAGTAGTAGCAAGCTTACGCGATGATGGGAAAAAACCCACTGCGTTCATCGCCGATACTACCACCGCTAACGCCCAGATCCGTACCCTTTCCGAAACCGTTCGTTTAGATGCCCGTACCAAACTACTCAATCCCAAATGGTACGAAGGAATGCTGAGTCACGGTTACGAAGGTGTCCGCGAACTCTCCAAACGATTAGTTAATACCATGGGATGGAGTGCAACGGCTGATGCTGTTGATAATTGGGTATATGAAGATGTCAACACTACCTTTATTGATGATCCTGAAATGTGTCAGCGTCTGATGAACCTCAATCCTAACTCCTTCCGTAAAATTGTCGGTACTCTACTCGAAGTTAATGGTCGTGGTTACTGGGAAACTTCTGAAGAAAACCTAGACAGATTGCGGGAATTGTATCAGGAAGTTGAAGACAAAATCGAAGGAATTGAATAA
- a CDS encoding argonaute PAZ domain-containing protein: protein MNNSAVEVFLNRFPVKRLTEAERTVQTYTYTFNPSPEPGKEYSAINRITWNIGTPGVRFGSTIITKQPIAERYLQGENWLLKPQGTQLLDLNNSNEKEALERLERRWLGWKLRQTSEKYRLENSPEGGFIWWNLDKTILQGLGWEVHTGVCLDISIHHSGVVLTEIDIHHRFYTSWTLEQWLQTYPDLSINWVRNTYNDRSWKFERISDENPETVMIPSGSLADYHRNLENNQAKETEISNAKVVYVSSKGNQEIPHLSTRLQPSITMEMLSCLQDRGSQEAAKVFKQIRQSSQVRFDRGRDIAKWLASKIYHVEKQINPQKAEGIMLRNKFPLLITKSKKVYRPEASFKQGCFRTGEKQFGCLDLTGNGDWSELIRNKLEDLAQKSGVDILLEPAKKTTDLPDSLLTRKQFWQDWANQGTHTVLVITPWLQNTEKSRLQREALEANIALQFMQPMSKPDNYRAVNIILGLLLKAKWQPVGLEPLQDEYAAELVIGFDAGTNRNLYYGTSAFAILANGQSLGWELPEAQPGEKLSGQAVLNTVANIINRFQRIENRLPKRILLLRDGIVQRDEFESAIALLQQDHIAVDLLGVRKSGAGRMAVIKQTSGNLIDVLPGTAVLSHDGETFRIVTSEAKAGGSARPLQVLRDYGDAPLEILARQIDRLCLLNPASGYSVSRLPYVIHFADKMAKIVQRIGEVGVLQGIDRQKIFFA from the coding sequence ATGAATAATTCTGCTGTTGAAGTTTTTCTCAATCGTTTTCCTGTTAAACGTCTTACTGAAGCTGAAAGAACTGTCCAAACTTACACCTACACATTTAATCCTTCTCCAGAACCAGGAAAAGAATATTCAGCAATTAATCGAATTACCTGGAATATTGGCACACCAGGAGTAAGATTTGGTTCAACAATTATTACAAAGCAACCAATAGCAGAGCGATATTTACAGGGTGAAAATTGGCTTTTAAAACCACAAGGTACACAATTATTAGATTTAAATAACTCTAACGAAAAAGAAGCTTTAGAAAGATTAGAAAGACGTTGGTTAGGTTGGAAACTTCGACAAACATCTGAAAAGTATCGGCTCGAAAATTCGCCAGAAGGAGGATTTATTTGGTGGAATTTAGATAAGACTATTTTACAAGGGTTAGGCTGGGAAGTTCATACAGGAGTTTGTTTAGATATCTCTATTCATCATTCAGGAGTAGTTCTTACCGAAATTGATATTCATCATCGTTTTTATACTTCTTGGACACTTGAGCAATGGCTGCAAACTTATCCGGATCTATCAATAAATTGGGTTCGCAATACTTATAACGATCGCTCTTGGAAATTTGAGAGAATTAGTGATGAAAATCCTGAAACTGTTATGATACCTTCGGGAAGTTTAGCTGATTATCATCGAAATCTAGAGAATAATCAAGCAAAAGAAACAGAAATTAGCAATGCAAAAGTGGTTTACGTCAGTAGCAAAGGCAATCAAGAAATACCTCATCTTTCTACTCGACTTCAACCTAGCATCACAATGGAAATGTTGAGTTGTTTACAAGATCGAGGTTCACAAGAAGCAGCTAAAGTATTTAAACAGATTCGTCAATCTTCTCAAGTTCGTTTTGACCGAGGAAGAGATATTGCTAAATGGCTTGCTAGTAAAATATATCATGTTGAGAAACAAATAAATCCTCAAAAAGCCGAGGGAATTATGTTGAGAAATAAATTTCCTTTGCTAATAACTAAATCCAAAAAAGTTTATCGACCGGAAGCAAGTTTTAAACAAGGTTGTTTTCGTACAGGAGAAAAACAATTCGGTTGTTTAGATTTAACTGGAAATGGTGATTGGTCAGAATTGATTAGAAATAAGCTAGAAGATTTAGCTCAAAAAAGTGGTGTAGATATTTTATTAGAACCAGCTAAGAAAACAACTGATTTACCCGATAGTTTATTAACTCGTAAACAATTTTGGCAAGATTGGGCAAACCAAGGAACTCACACAGTTTTAGTAATTACTCCTTGGCTACAAAACACGGAAAAATCTCGACTTCAAAGAGAAGCTTTGGAAGCGAACATTGCTCTTCAGTTTATGCAACCAATGTCTAAACCAGACAATTATCGAGCAGTTAATATTATTTTAGGTTTGTTGCTTAAGGCAAAATGGCAACCAGTCGGATTAGAACCTTTACAAGATGAATATGCAGCAGAGTTAGTAATTGGTTTTGATGCAGGAACAAATAGAAATTTGTATTACGGAACTAGTGCTTTTGCAATTTTAGCGAACGGACAGAGTTTGGGTTGGGAACTACCCGAAGCACAACCAGGAGAAAAGTTAAGCGGACAAGCGGTTTTAAATACTGTTGCGAATATTATCAATAGATTTCAAAGAATAGAAAACCGACTTCCTAAACGAATCTTGTTACTGCGAGATGGCATTGTACAACGTGACGAATTTGAAAGCGCGATCGCTCTTCTTCAACAAGATCACATTGCTGTCGATCTTTTAGGAGTCAGAAAAAGTGGTGCGGGAAGAATGGCAGTGATTAAGCAAACATCAGGTAATTTAATTGATGTTTTACCAGGAACAGCAGTACTTTCTCATGATGGTGAAACTTTCCGAATTGTTACTTCTGAGGCAAAAGCAGGAGGAAGTGCGCGTCCTTTACAAGTATTGAGAGATTATGGTGATGCACCCTTAGAAATTTTAGCTAGACAAATCGATCGCCTTTGTTTGCTTAATCCAGCTAGTGGTTATTCTGTTAGTCGCTTACCTTATGTAATTCATTTTGCTGACAAAATGGCAAAAATAGTTCAAAGAATAGGAGAAGTGGGAGTTTTGCAAGGAATTGATCGTCAAAAAATTTTCTTTGCTTAA
- a CDS encoding transposase encodes MTLYKNQYRSKSIRLPNRNYAANGYYFVTICTHQKISYFGNIVNHQMQLSSVGKIAQKFWLEIPQHSKYIYLDEYIIMPNHIHGIIVIDNPDNPCRDVPWNVSTPNDDDLSQIMSKLSPKSGSLSTIIRSYKSSVTRWCKQNNYNNFAWQPRFYEHIIRNDGSLDNIRQYIVNNPLKWSEDKNNPNILSLKPKENK; translated from the coding sequence ATGACATTATATAAAAACCAATATCGTAGTAAATCAATCAGACTACCTAATAGAAATTATGCTGCTAATGGCTATTATTTTGTGACAATTTGTACCCATCAAAAAATTAGCTATTTTGGTAATATTGTTAATCATCAAATGCAATTATCTTCTGTTGGTAAAATTGCCCAAAAATTTTGGTTGGAAATACCCCAGCATTCAAAATACATCTATTTAGATGAATATATCATTATGCCCAATCATATTCACGGAATTATAGTGATCGATAATCCCGATAACCCCTGTAGAGACGTTCCATGGAACGTCTCTACACCCAATGATGATGATTTATCGCAAATAATGTCAAAATTGTCACCAAAATCTGGTTCGCTTAGTACAATTATCCGTTCTTATAAATCTTCTGTAACAAGATGGTGTAAACAGAATAATTATAATAATTTTGCTTGGCAACCGAGATTTTATGAACACATTATTCGCAATGATGGTTCTTTAGATAACATTCGCCAATATATTGTTAATAATCCTCTCAAATGGTCAGAAGATAAAAATAATCCAAATATTTTATCACTTAAACCTAAAGAAAATAAGTGA